The DNA sequence GGATGACTAAGAACATACAGAGATCttatttattatgttttattttggtaGATAACTCTGTCTCCTCACATAAATGACACCTCACATGTGGATGCCTGCAGGTCCGAGCTGATCCAGCTGGTCACAGTGACTCAGAAGAGAGCTGAGACTTCATACAGAGAGCTTATAGAGCAGCAGATCGACACCTACCAGCGCAGGTAAGCGTAAAGCCTAACATGTCAACAGTTTTTACGTTGAGTCTTTCACTTCCAGTAGGCTTGACCTTGACATGTTTGTGTGCTGCAGCTGGCTGAAAGTTACGGAGCATCTGACGGACCGGAACATGCCTATTCTCCAGCCTGGCACCAAGGTCAGGAAGTTATCTGTCACTGAGAAAACGATTCAGCTTCACCTCTAGTACCAAAATGTGAAATTAATCACTGAAAGCAAGTTTTGTAATACTGAAGGAAGAACTGATACTGATCCAAATGGCAatcaaaaatatgaatattgtagCGGAGCTGTTTGACATAATTCACCATAGACGTAGTTACATTGTTCACCCTGTTGATCAATTATATTGCTTGTATTTTAGCCAAGTTTATATGTTAAGATCGAGCACTGTGCCTTTAATAACACTgtagtgtttttgttttccatcCAGTTTAACTGTGAATTAGCTGAACTTGTCTTAGTTGTGAAAGTGTAATTATGTTCAACTTTAAGCACAACTGAAGTCGAAAATGTAAGGGTTGCAACAACAAAATTAGCTGTGTAATAAATACACCTAAGACTCTCTGATGATGGACTGTCATATCATCACAGtcaatctttgtttttaaatgtgttttgtaaCTGAAATCTTCATCTTCCTCCAGCTTAAAGATAAAGAGCGACAAGTGATTAAAGACAAATTCAAGGTAAGCcattcaatttaaaataatgATAATCAGACAGGTCTCGACTATAAATCTGACTTGCGTCTTTTCAGGGTTTTAATGACGGCTTGGAGGAGCTCGGTAAGATCCAGAAGGGTTGGGCCATCCCGGACAAAGAGCAGCGAGACTTCATCCGGCATGCTCAGAAGAAAGTGGTGTCTGATGCTTACAGAGCCTTCCTGCACAGGTTGGGCCGGTTGTTGCACTCatcgtatgtgtgtgtgtgtgtgtgtgtgtgtgtgtgtgtgtgtgtgtgtgtgtgtgtgtgtgtgtgtgtgtgtgtgtgtgtgtgtgtgtgtgtgtttttaaagatacttttaaactttttctaaagcaggggtcggcaacccacggctctagagccgcatgcggctctttagcaccgccctggtggctcctggagctttttcaaaaatgtttgacctttttttccttttttttcttctttttttctttttatttcttttttcttattttctttttttcttctctttttccatttttctaatttttttcttcctttttcctttcctttttaatctcggcattttgacttttttctcaacatttcgacttttttctcaacatttcaacttttttctcgaaattttgacttttttcgcaagattgtacttcaacattaatcttgacatttcgatttttgtctcgaaatatcaactttttgctcggcatttcgacttttttctcgacattttgacttttttctcaacatttcaaattttttcttgaaattttgacttttttctcaacatttcaaattttttctcgacatttcgacttttttctcgacatttcgactttttgctcgagattgtacttcaacattaatctcgacatttcgacttttttcttgaaattttgactatttcctcaacatttcgacttttttcttaacattttgacttttttctcgaagtgcataatgaaaaaaacatctttcgccagttataactaatatagaaacatgcagcatgtgttgtcttcattctaaggctgatacaagacttcattttttgcggctctagacatatttgttttttttgtttttggtccaatacggctctttcaacattttgggttagggttagccgacccctgttctaaagATACTAGGGAAATTAGTCCTTTGCTTTTAACTGATTACTAGTTACACCAGGAGCAGTGGGCTGTGATTTTCTGGCTCTTGGGGAGCAGTTGTTCAGGGGCCCACAGTGGTTCAGTAGTATTTTTAAGGTTCCTACCCTTTTCACCAATAGAGCTTCCTATCTTTGATTTTCAGATGCGCCAACATTTCCTTCACTAAGAACCCTGAAAAGTATCACAAGTATCGGCCGGAGGAAGTGGAAGAGATGATCGAGAAGCTGTTTGACACGTCCGCCTGAACTGCATCATGATGTGGCCCGAGTCCTCGTGCTGAGGCAGAGGAAACATGCTTGCTACCCAGCACCGCTACTTTTGTGTCTGAGAAATTTTGTACAAAGACTGAAACATGTTGTGTTTATATAATTAGCCCCTTCCTCTTTCAGATGATAAATAAACCAGTAAGCCACTCTGACTTCTAGTACTTGTTTTTATTGATGACACAATGGATAAGAcactttaattagggcccgagcactgagagTGCGAGGaccttattgtatctgtagtgttttaagacctacaaaaaagtctcttggacccatgctctaactcacacaggaagtccagcattttgagtcatttccaggcctcgtactttaacgaactcctagAGACTCGAAactttgtacaatctagacacatggccaaCACTAAATTGCAAAGCTTTTACGTTTTTACCAGAGAGCTTGACCGTAATGATGCGGCGAAGTTTGTGGTCATTTTGAAGACTTGCCATATAAcaccaattggctgtaactcaactcacccctccttgaaccgccaccttactgtggtggaggggtttgtgttgcccgaatgatcctaggagctatgttgtcaggggcattacgcccctggtagggtctcccatggcaaccaggtcctaggtgacgggccagactaagaccGGTTCACAAGTTCATGGTAAACAGAAAATCAAGggccgttacgtcgcccgggtcggcgtcaccggggcccctccctggtgccaggcctggggttggggctcgaagaCGAGCACCTGGGCTCACAAATGGTATTACTACAAAGAGTAGCTTTAATGAAACTCACGCTTCTGTACATAGTGAAGAATTTACAGCAGATATAGTGTATTAAAGACTGGATTTTGACTTTTATCATCCCCATAGAAAAGTACATAGATAGTTTGTAAGTAGGTTTACAAAAGCACTGCTGGATTTACCGGAATAAGATCAGATTTTATTAAAActatttggtttatttgatgGATTCTATAGTGACTCGTTAATCTGTCATGTCGAGTAAATTCTTTGCCACAGATGCTACATGGGAAGGGTTTCTCTACTGTGTGGACCTTCATGTGAGCTGTGAGAGTTGAGTTTCGGGTAAATTTCTTCCCACAATGACTACAGTTAAACGGCTTCTCTCCCGTGTGAACTCCCATGTGTCTCTTGAGATTTGAGCTTTTGCAAAATCTTTTTCCACAATCATCACATTCATAGGGTTTTTCACCTCTGTGTACTCTCATGTGTGCCTTAAGATACGTCTTCCGAAGAAATATTTTATCACAATCCTTACAACCAAAAGGTTTTTCTACACTGTGCACTTGCATGTGTCTCTTAAGGTTATACTTGCAAAAAAACTGTCTGCCACATTCACAGCAGCTAAAGGTCATTTTAGCAGTGTCACACCCTACTTGATTTACACTTGGCTCGGGATCCCCACTCTcctttaaattattatcaccatctTCAATTTCAGGTTCAGAATCCGAGGATTTTTGCCAATAATCATCACCACTAACTTCAGTCTCAGAAGAGTCGGGAGCATTCCCAAAAACATTTGCTTCCAAGTCACGATTTGGTTCCGGTCCACCACAGTTCTGGTCATTTCCATTGGTTTCTATCTTAAGTTGATCAGCTGAGCTGCTGGTTGGAGTCTCTTTGTCTGTAACATCTTCACTTTTAACTTGATGAAGCTGAGAGGACTCAGGTTTTTCTTCTGTATCTTCACTTTTCACAGGAACAGCAGTGAAAAAGACCCTCGTGATATTTGTTTCCTCCAGCTCAATAAGGTGCTCACTCGTCTGACAAGagagttcctcctcttcctcttttatGTGGAGGGTCTCTAGGTCCTGCTGGTTCAAACTGGGTCTCCAGGACACCTCTGCTTTACCAAGTAGTCCTGAAACACAAGttcagttcatatttatttcgagcaatACTATGGaagtagatttgtgtcttaattattcaatcaaaaaaaagattgcttcaatcaaaaaatatattttcaatttaaaaaaaattaacttcaatcaataaaaatgatttcaatcaaagaaaaaaagtgtttgaatgcaaaagaatatttgagactcaaaaaaatgcatttgaacacttgaccagcacaaacgattgagaatattttcactgaGTTTTGCGTGGGGTGGCGGGGCAGCTTCACGCAGGTCTTGCTGGCGACCATAACTTGCTTGTCAGAAAGACGTGGTTGGTGTAGACACTTGTCACTCAAACATGCCTGACCAATGGGGAAGCATCCGCCCActgcgggatgtttgtgtcaaaatgattcaatcaaaaaaaaaaaaagacttcaaaacttttttcatttcaatcaaaaaaaaaaaatcacttcaaatcgaaaaaaatattttcaatccaaaaaagtgttcaaatgcaattttttgggtctcaaatatttttttgcattcacacacttttttctttgattgaaaaaagtttttttttattgaagtgattttttattgaagtgattttttttcattgaaaatatttttttcctttttgaagcaacttctttttttgattaaatgataaagacacaaatgtcctacccataatatggcccaaacacaaaaaaacactacttcaatcaaaaagttccttcaaacaaaaaaaccttcacttctatcaaagaaaacatttccaatcaaagaaaaaagggtgttcaaatgcctttttttgagtctcaaatgcattcaaacattttttctttgattgaaataattttcattgattgaagagcttttttttttaattgaaaatatattttttgattgaagcaatctttttttttgattgaataattaagacacaaatctacctccatacaatgcaacataacataagtgacctgcatgaaacagaaaattaaacaaatacctttaacagtagctgtgcaggttcaaaatacaaattaatttgtcaacactcgaaagggagtgggaagaagaaaacttatttaatcccacccctgtttctcatcaacaacttgacagatttttttaaggcttcctcctgtctcaacatttaaactaaaATAATGAACAAAGACCTTTTTGCTAGTTCTTATTATATCTGTTAGTTTATTTTTGTAGATCTTATATCGTTGTTctgcttctttgttttttacctTAAGGAAAAGTTTATaaagattatttttctttttacaagcaTTTATTATTCCTTTAGTGAACCAaggactttttattttatttttctttatatagCATTCTTTAGCCGGGCAGTGTGTGTTATACAGAGAAGTGAATATGTCTAAAAAATGTTCATCTAAAGAATGTTCATACGCACTGTCCACCTCTGATGCTCTGTAGACTGTACTGCAATCCTGGAGCATTAGACTATTGTTAAAGGCATTGATGGTTTCTTCGGTTCTTATGGATAACTTTCGTGTCATCTTTGGTTTTCTTCACTTCACAGTCAAACAGAataaacacaggtaagtggtcaGTGATGTCACATATAAACAGGCCACTGGTGGTTAGATTTCCCATGATGTTAGTAAAGATATTATCGATAATTGTGGCACTGTGTGATGTTATTCTGCTTGGCTTAGTTATTGTTGGATAAAGGAACATACTATACATTGTGTCCAAGTAGTCATCTATAATTTTCAGTTTAGTTGGATTTACAATaggtcaatattaaaatcaccacaGATAATTCATGTTTTTTGGTTTATGTGCAT is a window from the Cololabis saira isolate AMF1-May2022 chromosome 19, fColSai1.1, whole genome shotgun sequence genome containing:
- the LOC133419637 gene encoding zinc finger protein 3 homolog, whose amino-acid sequence is MSQRRRSQPDEAGGLMPAASTSELLQTPDRKGLRLLGKAEVSWRPSLNQQDLETLHIKEEEEELSCQTSEHLIELEETNITRVFFTAVPVKSEDTEEKPESSQLHQVKSEDVTDKETPTSSSADQLKIETNGNDQNCGGPEPNRDLEANVFGNAPDSSETEVSGDDYWQKSSDSEPEIEDGDNNLKESGDPEPSVNQVGCDTAKMTFSCCECGRQFFCKYNLKRHMQVHSVEKPFGCKDCDKIFLRKTYLKAHMRVHRGEKPYECDDCGKRFCKSSNLKRHMGVHTGEKPFNCSHCGKKFTRNSTLTAHMKVHTVEKPFPCSICGKEFTRHDRLTSHYRIHQINQIVLIKSDLIPVNPAVLL